Within Flavobacterium pisciphilum, the genomic segment TGCTAAAGAAGAAGATGAAGCAGAAAAACTAATTGCTGATGCCAAAATGCTAGAGAAAATTGGTTGTTTTGCTTTGGTTCTAGAAAAAATCCCTGCACATTTAGCTCAAAAAGTAGCTGAAAGTATCTCAATCCCAGTAATCGGAATTGGAGCTGGTGGTCAAGTAGACGGTCAGGTTTTAGTAATTCATGATATGCTAGGAATGAACAATGAGTTTAGTCCACGTTTTTTAAGACGATACATGAACTTATACGAAGGAATGACAACTGCAATTAGCCAGTACGTAGACGATGTAAAATCTGGAGATTTCCCTAATTCTAGTGAGCAGTACTAGATTGTTGGATTTTTAGACTAGCTTAGATATTTAGACTAACTTAGACTTCTTAGATTGCGAATGTTTAAATTTATTAAAATTTTATATTGCTTAATTAATCATAAAATTTAAAGATAAATTACAAAAATAATAGAAAATCTAAGAAGTCTAAATCGTTACAAAAAATCTAAGCTAGTCTAAAAATGCATCAATTTAAAGAATTAGGAATATGGAAAAAAAGTAGATTATTTTGCTCTAAAATTTATGAAGCAACATCTACTTTTCCTAATGAAGAAAAATTCGGAATAACAAATCAATTAAGAAGAGCAGCTGTCTCAATTCCTTCTAACATAGCCGAAGGATCTTCTAGAAATTCAAATAAAGATTTTGCTAGGTTCTTAGAAATTGCCATTGGTTCTGCCTATGAAGTCGAAACACAACTTCTAATTTCTTCAGATTTAGGATTCATCAATGAAGAAAAAACAATTGAACTAACAAAATTACTGGAAGAAATTATTAAAATGACATCTAGATTTAGAACCACTTTAATCTAAAAAGTCTAAAATTCTAAGCCAGTCTAAGTAAGTCTAAAATGAAGATACTATCTAACAAAAATAACTTGCAAATTTTGCATGAAGACAACCATATTATTGTGGTTAATAAGCGTGTAGGCGATATTGTACAAGGTGATAAAACAGGCGACAAACCTCTTTCTGATATTGTAAAAGAATATATAAAAGATAAATACAACAAACCTGGTGATGTGTTTTTGGGAGTTATTCATCGTTTGGATCGTCCTACAACTGGAATAGTTGTTTTTGCTAGAACGAGCAAAGCATTAACGCGTATGAACGAATTGTTTAGTAATCGCGAAACTCAAAAAACGTACTGGGCAGTTGTCAAAAATAAGCCTAAAGAAACGACAGCCAAATTGGTTCATTTTTTAAAAAGAAATGAGAAAAACAATACTTCAAAAGCACATTTAAAAGAAGTTCCTGACAGCAAATTAGCTAGTTTAGATTATACCGTTTTTAAAGAACTACAAAATTATGTAGCATTAGAAATCAATTTACATACAGGCAGACATCATCAGATTAGAGCCCAACTTTCGGCAATTGGTTCGCCTATAAAAGGAGATTTAAAATATGGCTTCGACAGAAGTAATCCCGATGGAGGAATTCACCTGCATGCTCGAAAACTCACTTTTATACATCCAGTAACCAAAGAATCACTTACTATTATCGCTCCTACTCCAGATGAAGTCATATGGAATGCACTATGATTTTTAGAGAAAAACTATTTTATTTGATATTTTAAAATTAACTTGCATAGTGCTAAACTAAGCTGATTTAAAAATGGACTATAAAAATGACATCGGTTACAGAAAAGAGACGCTTAAAAAACTATTGTTCAACATACAAAAAAGCGAAGATTTAATTATTAAAGCCCTGTATGATGATTTCAAGAAACCTGCTTTTGAAGCTGTTCTAACCGAAACTAATTATGTCATTTCTGAACTAAAAGACACCATAAAGAATATTCACAGTTGGGCAAAACCTCAGCGTATATTCCCATCAATACTTAACTTCCCTTCTTCTGATTATATCTACAAAGAACCTTACGGAAAAGTATTAATCCTTGCTCCTTGGAACTATCCTTTTCAATTGGCATTATGTCCTTTAATTTCAGCTGTAGCTGCAGGAAATAAGGTTGTTTTAAAACCATCTGAACTGACTCCTAAAACTGCAGAGATAATAAACGAAATTATCCAGAAAACCTTCCACATCAATCATGTCGAAGTAATACAAGGCGCTGCCGATGTTTCACAAAAACTTTTAGAAAAACGTTGGGATTACATATTCTTTACTGGAAGTGTAGCTGTTGGGAAAATTGTTGCAAAAGCTGCAGCCGAGAATCTGACTCCTGTTACGCTAGAGCTTGGAGGAAAAAATCCATGTATTATTGATGAAACTGCTGATTTAAAATTAGCAGCAAAAAGGATTGTATGGGGTAAATTTATAAATGCTGGGCAAACATGCATTGCTCCCGATTATATCTTGATTCATAAAGACATGAAAGCTCATTTTATAGGATATCTAAAAGATGAAATTAATAAAGCTTATGGTCAAAATCCACAAGAGTCCCCTGATTTTGCAAGGATAGTCAATACCAAAAACTGGGTAAGACTGGACAGCATGATTGAGCCTGCTAAAGTGATTTTTGGAGGACAAACTGAGGCAAAAAACCTTTACATCGCTCCAACCCTTATTGATGAACCGACCATAGAAAGTAATATCATGCAAGAAGAAATTTTTGGACCGATATTGCCTATCCTCTCCTACAAAACAGAAGCTGACATAAAAAACGTCATCGATCAATACGAAAAACCGCTTGCACTATATGTATTTAGTGATAATAAAAATTTCACTAAAAAGATAATTGCACGTTACTCATTTGGTGGAGGATGTATTAACGACACAATTGTACATTTTTCAAATAAAAGACTTCCTTTTGGAGGTGTTGGCCATAGCGGTATTGGAGCTTATCATGGAAAATTAAGTTTTGATACTTTTTCTCATCATAAAGGCATTGTCAAAAAAGCCAACTGGCTAGATTTACCAATGCGATACGCACCATATAAAGATAAATTAGCTACCATAAAAAAATTATTAGACTGGATGTAAA encodes:
- a CDS encoding RluA family pseudouridine synthase: MKILSNKNNLQILHEDNHIIVVNKRVGDIVQGDKTGDKPLSDIVKEYIKDKYNKPGDVFLGVIHRLDRPTTGIVVFARTSKALTRMNELFSNRETQKTYWAVVKNKPKETTAKLVHFLKRNEKNNTSKAHLKEVPDSKLASLDYTVFKELQNYVALEINLHTGRHHQIRAQLSAIGSPIKGDLKYGFDRSNPDGGIHLHARKLTFIHPVTKESLTIIAPTPDEVIWNAL
- a CDS encoding aldehyde dehydrogenase, encoding MDYKNDIGYRKETLKKLLFNIQKSEDLIIKALYDDFKKPAFEAVLTETNYVISELKDTIKNIHSWAKPQRIFPSILNFPSSDYIYKEPYGKVLILAPWNYPFQLALCPLISAVAAGNKVVLKPSELTPKTAEIINEIIQKTFHINHVEVIQGAADVSQKLLEKRWDYIFFTGSVAVGKIVAKAAAENLTPVTLELGGKNPCIIDETADLKLAAKRIVWGKFINAGQTCIAPDYILIHKDMKAHFIGYLKDEINKAYGQNPQESPDFARIVNTKNWVRLDSMIEPAKVIFGGQTEAKNLYIAPTLIDEPTIESNIMQEEIFGPILPILSYKTEADIKNVIDQYEKPLALYVFSDNKNFTKKIIARYSFGGGCINDTIVHFSNKRLPFGGVGHSGIGAYHGKLSFDTFSHHKGIVKKANWLDLPMRYAPYKDKLATIKKLLDWM
- a CDS encoding four helix bundle protein gives rise to the protein MHQFKELGIWKKSRLFCSKIYEATSTFPNEEKFGITNQLRRAAVSIPSNIAEGSSRNSNKDFARFLEIAIGSAYEVETQLLISSDLGFINEEKTIELTKLLEEIIKMTSRFRTTLI